The Rhizobiaceae bacterium genome contains the following window.
CAGGTCGATATTGGCCTCCCAATAGGCGTCGATGGTCCCGACGTCACGCCAGTAGGCTTCCGCTTCCATGGAAGAACGCACGCAGGACCGCGCGAAGCGGTGCGCCACCGCCTTACCGTGATCGACGATGTAAGGGATGATGTCCTTGCCGAAATCGCGGCTTGAATCCGGGTCTGACGCGTCCTTGCGCAAAAGGTCCATCAGGAACTTGGTGTGGAACACGTAGATGCCCATGGAGGCGAGCGCGAAATCCGGCTTGTCGGGGATCGCGGGCGGATCGGCCGGCTTTTCCACGAAGGCGACGATCTTGTCCTGCGTGTCGACATGCATGACGCCGAAGCCTGTGGCCTCCATGCGAGGCACTTCGAGGCAGCCCACCGTCACGTCGGCGTTCTGCTCGACATGCTGGCGCAGCATCAGCTCGTAGTCCATCTTGTAGATGTGGTCGCCCGCCAGGATGACCATGAACTCCGGGCCGTAGCCCTCGATGATGTCGGTGTTCTGGTATACCGCGTCCGCCGTGCCCTCATACCATTGCGTCTCCGAAACGCGCTGCGAGGCGGGCAGGATGTCGAAGCTTTCATTGCGCTCGGGCCGCATGAAATTCCAGCCGCGCTGCAAATGGCGGATCAGCGAATGCGCCTTGTACTGTGTCGCGACGCCGATGCGCCGGATGCCGGAATTGATGGCGTTCGAGAGCGCGAAATCGATGATGCGCGTCTTGCCGCCGAAATGCACGGCGGGCTTGGCGCGCCGGTCGGTCAGTTCCTTGAGGCGACTGCCCCTGCCGCCCGCCAGCACATAGGCCATTGCGTCGCGCGCGAGCGGCTGTGTCCGGTTCAGATCAGCCATTGACTCCTCCCACTCTCATGATGGCACAACCTCCGCCTTTTCGGCGGTATCTTCCGGCAGCGTTTCGGCCACCGGCCCTTCCTCGACGAATTCCAGCATCACGGTCGCCAGCGGCGGCAGGCGCAGCACGGCATGCGCCTTACCGTCCGACGTGGGATAGGCCTCGACCGCGCCGTCGTTCCCCACGCCCGAGCCGCCATAGTCGGCGGCGTCGGTGTTGACGATCTCGCGCCATTTACCCGGCCTCGGCAGCGGCAGGCCATATCCCTTGCGCACCACCGGGGTGAAGTTCGAGATCACCGCCACCGGATTTTCGCCCGGCGCCGTGCGCAGCCAGGCAAAGACAGAGTTCTCCTGATCGTCCACCACCAGCCATGTGAAGCCGTCCGGCTCGCAATCGCGCGCATGCAGCGCGGGCCGCGAGCGGTAGATGCCGTTCAGGTCGCGCACCAGCTTGCGCACGCCCTGATGCGGCGGATGGGCAAGCAAGTCCCAATCGAGCGCGCGCGCCTCGCTCCATTCGCGGCGCTGCGCGAATTCCTGCCCCATGAACAGCAGCTTCTTGCCGGGATAGCCCCACATGAAGGCGTAGTAGGCGCGCAGGTTCGCGAATTTCTGCCAGTCGTCGCCGGACATCTTGTGCAGCAGCGTGCCCTTGCCGTGCACCACCTCGTCATGGCTGAGCGGCAGAACGAAATTCTCGGAGAACGCGTAGAGCAGGCCGAATGTGAGGTCGCTGTGATGGAACTTCCTGTGCACCGGCTCGCGCGCCATGTATTTCAGCGTGTCGTGCATGAAGCCCATGTTCCACTTGAAGCCGAATCCCAGCCCGCCCTGGTCGGTCGGCTGCGAAACTTTCGGCCACGAAGTGGATTCCTCGGCAATCGTCATGATGCCGGGATGCGTGCCATAGAGCCGCGCGTTCATCTCCTGCAGGAAGCGCACGGCTTCAAGGTTTTCGCGCCCGCCCTTCTCGTTCGGTATCCACTCGCCCTGCTTGCGCGAGTAGTCGAGGTAGAGCATCGAGGCGACCGCATCGACGCGCAGCCCGTCGACATGGAATTTCTCCGCCCAGTAGAGCGCGTTGTTGATGAGGAAGGACAACACCTCACGCCGTCCGAAATTGTAGATCAGCGTGTTCCAGTCTGGGTGGTAGCCCTTGCGAGGGTCCTCGTGCTCATAAAGCGCGGTGCCGTCGAAGCGCGCCAGCCCGAACTGGTCGGTCGGAAAATGCGCTGGCACCCAGTCGATGATGACGCCGATGCCGGCGCGATGCGCGCCGTCCACAAAGCGCGCGAAGCCTGCGGGATCACCGAAACGCGCGCTCGGGGCGAAAAGCCCCGTGGTCTGGTAGCCCCATGACGGGTCGAACGGATGTTCCGAGATCGGCAGGAACTCGATATGCGTGAAGCCCGCATCCACCACATAGGGGACCAGCCGCTCCGCCAGTTCGTCCCATGACAGGAACGAGCCGTCCTCGCGACGCTGCCACGATCCGGCGTGCACCTCGTAGATGGAAATAGGGTCGCGGCGCGCCTGCGTGTTGCGCCAATAGTCGCGATGCGCCTCGTCGCCCCATTCGTGCACCATGGGCGCCGCCGTCACCGAGGCCGTCTCGGGGCGCAATTCCGACTGGAAGGCGAAGGGATCGGCCTTCAGCGGCAGCACCAATCCTTGCGCGCCGATGATCTCGAACTTGTAGGTGTGCCCTGCCCCGATGCCCGGAACGAAAATCTCCCATATGCCGGTGTCGCGCCGTATCCGCATCGGCAGCCTGCGCCCGTCCCAGTCGTTGAAATCGCCAACCACCGACACGCGCTTCGCATTCGGCGCCCACACCGCGAAATGCACGCCGTCCGCACCCTCGTGATGGATCAGGTGTGCGCCCAGCTTGTCGAACAGCCGCAGATGCGAACCTTCGGCAATGTAGTAATCGTCCATCGGCCCGAGCACGGGACCGAACGAATAGGGGTCGATCTCCGACCATTCGCCGCCCTCGTTGCGCGCCAGGTAGCGCACCGGCTGGCGTCGGTCGACCGTCAGCGGACCCTCGAAAAACCCGGCCTCGTCACGCCGCTCCAGCGTACCGATCTCATTGTCGTCGAGATCGAACACGGTCACGAACTCGGCATTGGGAATGAAGCAGCGGGCCACGAACCCAGCATCGGTTTCCTGAACGCCGAGCACGCTGAACGGATCGCCATGCGTGCCTGCCACAATGGCCTTCACCGCGCCGTCTCCGGCCCGCGCCGCCGGCAGCTTCTTTTTCGCGGGGGTCGATTTCGCCGCGCGACCGGCCTTTTTCATACTCCGAACCCTCCCTGACGAAGGCCAATGCTTGCGAGTTGACCCCTCATCCGCCTGCCGGCACCTTCTCCCACAAGGGGAGAAGGACGATCTCTTCAACCTCGCATTCATCCCGCAACGCTGGAAATTTGAGCCGGCAAATATAACATCTCCCTTCTCCCCTTGTGGGAGAAGGTGCCGGCAGGCGGATGAGGGGTAGTGTCAGACCGCGCGCACCCGGTTCGTCTTGCGGCACTGGACCCATAACTCGAAACTCCTCCCACGCGCTGCCGGCTTCACACCTTTATATCCCATATCTCCGTTGCATATTGGCGAATGGTGCGGTCGGAAGAGAACCAGGCCATGCGCGCCACATTGTGTATCGCCTTGGTGTACCAGACCGGGCTATCCGCCCACAGCGCATCGACCCTGCGCTGCGTGGCCGCATAGGAATCGAAATCGGCGGCGACCATAAACCAGTCGGAGTTGTACAGCCCGTCGATCAGGCCCCGATAGCGGTCCGGCTCGCGCGGTGAGAACACGCCCGACGAGATTGCCGACAGCGCCTGCGACAATTCCGGCGAGCTCTCGATGATGGCGCGCGGATTGTAGCCATTGGCGCGCCGCTCGGCGACTTCCTGCGCGGTGAGCCCGAAAATCAGGATGTTGTCCTCGCCGACGTGCTCCTGCATCTCGACATTCGCGCCGTCCAGCGTCCCGATGGTCAGCGCGCCGTTCAGCGCGAACTTCATGTTGCCGGTGCCCGACGCTTCCATGCCCGCCGTCGAAATCTGCTCCGACAAATCCGCCGCAGGCATCATGATCTCGGCAAGGCTGACATTGTAGTTCGGCATGAAGGCGATCTTCAGCAGTCCGCGCACCGAAGGGTCGCGGTTCACCACCTTCGCCACGTCGTTGATGAGCCGTATGATGAGCTTCGCGTTGTAGTAGCTGGGCGCAGCCTTGCCGCCGAAGAACTTGACGCGCGGCACCCAGTCCTTCTCGGGATGCGAGCGGATCTGGTCATAGAGCGCCACGGCCTCGATGATGTTCAGGAGCTGGCGCTTGTATTCATGAATGCGCTTGATCTGGATATCGAACAACGCCGACGGATCGACCTTGACGCCGACGCGCTGCGCCGCTTCCTGCGCCAGCCGCTCCTTGTTGTGGCGCTTGGCCGAGGCGAATTTCTCGACGAACGCCTTGTCTCCGGCAAACTTGTCGAGTTCCACCAGCGCCTCGAAATCGTCGAGGAACCTGTCGCCGATCGCCTCGCGGATCAGCGCGGTCAGGCCGTCATTGCACTGGAACAGCCAGCGGCGCGGCGTGATGCCGTTGGTCTTGTTGTTGATGCGGTCGGGATAAAGCCTGTGCAGGTCCGCAAACACGGTTTCCTTCATCAGTTCTGTGTGCAGCGCCGACACGCCATTGACGGAATGCGAACCGGCAAACGCCAGATTGCCCATGCGCACGCGACGGTCGCCATCTTCCTGGATCAGCGAGATGCGGCTGATCTGGCCGCCGTCGAACTTGCCCGTCGCCCGCGCCTCCAGCAAAAGTTGCGCATTGATCTCGTAGACCAGTTGCATGTGGCGCGGCAGCAGGCGCTCGAACAGCGGCACCGGCCAGCTTTCCAGCGCCTCCGGCAGGAGCGTGTGGTTGGTATAGGCAAACGTCCGTTTGGTCGCGTACCACGCCTCGTCGAAGTCCATGCCGTGAACGTCGATCAACAGCCGCATCAGTTCGGCAACAGCCACCGCCGGATGGGTGTCGTTGAGATGGATCGCCGCCTTGTCCGGCAGCGAGCGCAATTCGCCATATTGCGACAGGTGCCGTTGCAGGATGTCCTGCAAGGAGGCCGAAGAGAAGAAGTATTCCTGCCGCAGCCGCAGTTCCTGCCCTGCCTTGTGCGAATCCGCCGGATAGAGCACGCGCGACAGCGCTTCCGCCTTGTTGCTCTCCTCCAGCGCACCAACATGGTCGCCTGCATTGAACTTGTCGAGCAGGATGGGATCGAGCGGCATCGACGACCAGAGCCTCAGCGTGTTCACCCGGCTGTCGCGCCAACCCACGACCGGCGTGTCGTAGGCCACGGCCAGCACGTGCTCGGACGGCTTCCACACATGCCGCTCCACGGGGCCGTCCTGCACATCCGCAGCCTCAACCGACCCGCCGAAGCCGATGGTGAACGACCGCTCCCGACGCTCGAATTCCCACGGATTGCCATGGTCCAGCCACGTCTCGGGCAGTTCCACCTGCTTGCCGTCGGAAATCTCCTGCCGGAACATGCCGTTGACATAGCGGATGCCATAGCCATGGGCGGGCACGCCGACTGTCGCCATGCTTTCCATGAAGCAGGCGGCCAGCCGCCCGAGGCCGCCATTGCCGAGCGCCGCGTCCGGCTCCAGCTTCGACACCACGTCCAGATCGACGTCCAGCATGGTCAGCGCATCGCGCATCGTCTCCATCAGGCCGAGATTGGAAAACGCGTCGCGCATGAGGCGGCCGATCAGGAACTCGAGCGACAGGTAATAGGCGCGCTTCGAACGCTGGTCGTATGCCTCCTTGGTCGAGGCGATCCAGCGGTCGATGATGCGGTCGCGCACGGCCTTGATCGAGGCCGCCAGCCAGTCATGGGAGGTTGCGACGGACGCATCCTTGCCCACGCGATAGCGCAGCGCTTTCAGGATTTCATCGGCAAGCTCCCTTGGACCGATATCCAGCGGCAGGGGTGCGACGGTTTTGGATTTGGTCGTCATGGCGGAAGGCATGGTTGCTCCATTGGCAATTGAACCTCTACCTCCCCATCTCGCTCCCGTCGGTTCGATCCGTCGTGGCGGCTTTGTTCGGGCGATTTCAACAAGCCGCAATCGCAGCGTCAAGCAGAATTGATCGGGCCGGTTGCGCAACGGCCATTTGCGCCGCCCCTTACGCCGCCAGCGCTTCTTCCGGAGGCTTTTTCGCGCCCGTCATCAGCGCCACGGCATCCGACATGGAAATCTGCTGCGGATCGACCACGCACAGGCGTCGTCCCAGCCGATGGATATGGATGCGGTCGGCGACCTCGAACACATGCGGCATGTTGTGCGAAATGAGCACGATCGGCAGGCCGCGCTTTTTCACGTCGAGGATCAGTTCCAGCACGCGCCGCGACTCTTTCACGCCGAGCGCCGCCGTCGGCTCGTCCATGATCACCACCTTGGAGCCGAAGGCCGCCGCCCGCGCCACCGCCACGCCTTGCCGTTGGCCGCCGGACAGCGTTTCCACCGCCTGGCTGATGTTCTGGATGGTCATGAGGCCGAGCTCGTTCAGCTTCTCGCGCGCCCGCTTTTCCATGGCGGGCCGGTCGAGCATGCGGAACCAGTCGCCGAGGACCCCCGGCTTCCTCAGTTCGCGTCCAAGGAACATGTTGTCCGCGATGGACAGCGCCGGCGACAGCGCAAGGTTCTGGTATACCGTTTCGATGCCGGCCTCCCGCGCCTCCATCGGCGACTTGAACTGGACCTGCTGGCCCTCCAGCCTGATTTCGCCTTCGTCCGGCGTCACCGCGCCGGAAATCGCCTTGATGAGCGAAGATTTTCCCGCGCCGTTGTCACCGATCACGGCGAGGATTTCGCCCGGGTAGAGGTCGAAATCCGCGCTGTCGAGGGCGGTCACGCGGCCATAGCGCTTGACGAGGCCACGCGCTGAAAGGATGGGTTGGACTGAAGTGTTCATACCGAAACCTTTCTGATCCACTGGTCGATTGCGACGGCGCCGATGATGAGTACGCCGGTGAGCAGGACTTTCCATTGCGGGTCGGCGCCAAGCATGTTGAGACCCATCGACACCACGCCGACGATCATCGCGCCGAACAGCGTGCCGAGGATCGAGCCCCGTCCGCCAAACAGCGAGATACCGCCGATCACCGCCGCCGTGATTGCTTGCAGGTTGTAGTCGGTGACCGCCGCCGAGGGAGACACCGAACCGTTGCGGCCAATGGAAACCCATGCCGCGAACGCAGCGATCAACCCCGCAAGGCCATAGACCGAAAACAGCACGCGCCGCGTCTGGATACCGGAAAGCTTCGCCGCTTCCGGATCGTCGCCGACCGCATAGACATGCCTGCCCCAGGCGGTGTGGTTCAGCACGTACCAGAGCACCAGCACGAGCACGACCATGGCGAGCACGCCCAGAGTCAGCACCGCGCTGCCGACCCTGAAACTCGTGCCGAACAGATGCAGCATCGGAGCCTGCGCGGCCACATCCGCGTCACGGATCGTTTCATTGGCCGAGTAGATGAAATTCGTCGCCATGACGATGTTCCAGGTACCGAGCGTAACGATGAAAGGCGGGAGCCTCATGACCGCCACGAGAAACCCGTTGAGCAGGCCGCACAACGTGCCGACGCCAAGGCCGATCAGGATGGCAAGTATGGTGGGCAGACCGTAGGTCACGGCGCAATTGCCCATCACCACCGCCGAAATCACCATGATGACGCCGATGGACAGGTCGATGCCCGCCGTCAGGATCACCAGCGTCTGCGCCGCGCCCAGAATGCCGACAATAGCAATCTGTTGCAGGATCAGCGTCAGCGTGTAGGACGAGAAGAACCGCCCGCCTATCGTGATGCCGAAGATGATGATCGAAAGCACCAGCACGATCAGCGGCACCGCCGCCGGCGTGGAGTGCAGGAAATGCTGCGCGCGCTTCAGCAGCGGCACGCCCTGATGATCGAAGGCCGCGACATTGCGGTCGCTCTGGTCGAGAACCTTCTCGAATTCCTGTGCCTGCGCCATGTTTCCTCCCTTCCCCGCGACGTGGCGATTTCGCGGTTGGTCACTGGCTGCGGACTTTTCTGCTCGTGGCGTCCGTCAAACCGGAATGAGACCGGCAGAGTCCGCCCAAATCGCATTCCGATCAAGTCCCGACGATGGATGCCCCCTCATCCGCCTGCCGGCACCTTCTCCCACAAGGGGAGAAGGAAGATGAGATGAGCGCCGGCTTCAATTATCAACGCAGCAGAATGCGCGAGACGTTGCGGAAATCCCCTTCTCCCCTTGTGGGAGAAGGTGCCGGCAGGCGGATGAGGGGTGCAGCGCAAACTCGACAAAGTCGCACCATCGCGAAGTACCTCTCGCCCGCGCCTACCGGCCGGGTCCCCGCTGCCTCCGGCAGCTCCCCGGCGTTCAATGACTTTGGAAGGTCCATCGGACCTTCCAATTCGCTTTCAGCGAACCGTCATTTCACCCCCAGCACTTGTCCGTGCCTTCCTTGGTGTCGATCGACTTGACACCTTCGGCGGGCTTGTCGGTCACGAGGTTCACGCCCGTGTCGAAGAACGTCTTGCCTTCGGTGGGCTGCGGCTTGGAGCCATCCTTGGCGAAATTGGCAATCGCTTCGATGCCGAGCGCGGCCATCTGCAACGGATATTGCTGCGAGGTCGCACCGATCACGCCTTCGGCCACCGACTTGACGCCCGGGCATCCGCCGTCGACCGAAACGATCAGCACCTGGCCTTCGAGGCCAACGGCCTTCAACGCCTGATAGGCGCCGACCGCAGCCGGTTCGTTGATCGTGTGGATGACGTTGATGGTGTTGTCCTTCTGGAGAAGGTTTTCCATCGCCTTGCGGCCGCCTTCCTCGTTTCCGTTGGTCACGTCGTGGCCGACGATGCGCGGATCATCCTCGTCGCCGATCTTGTTCGGATCTTTCGGATCGATTCCGAAACCGATCATAAAGCCTTGATCGCGCAGCACATCCACGGACGGCTGCGACGGCGTCAGGTCGAGGAAGCCGATCTTCGCGTCCTTGGCGCTGTCGCCCAGCGTTGCGGCGGCCCATGCGCCGATCAGCTTGCCCGCTTCGAGATTGTCCGTGGCGAATGTCGCGTCGGCGGCGTCGATCGGATCGAGCGGCGTGTCGAGCGCAATCACCAGCAGCCCGGCGTCGCGCGCCTTCTTCACGGTCGGCACGATGCCCTTGGTGTCGGATGCGGTGATCAGGATGCCCTTGGCTCCGTCCGCGATGCAGGACTCAATCGCCGCAACCTGGCTTTCGCTGTCGCCGTCGATCTTGCCCGCATAGCTCTTGAGCGTCACGCCAAGCTCGTTGGCCTTCGCAGTCGCGCCCTCTTTCATCTTCACGAAGAACGGGTTGGTGTCGGTCTTGGTTATCAGGCAGGCGCTGACGCCCTCGGCAGAAGCGGGCGCGGCAAAGCCGACGGCAGCCGAAGCCATTGCGGCAAACAGAGTCGATTTCAGGATTGTGGTCTTCATGGATGAACCTCCCAGTAAAATCCGATGAGAACACGCCAAGGCGTGTGCAGGTCTCCCAGCCTGCACGTGCAAGAATGATGCGTTCCGATCGCCCTGTCAATAATTAAATCACTCTTATTTATTATTGACAGGTCCGAGACCCGGAGCCATTCTCCACCTGTGCCGTTCATGCGGCGCGAGGGAGGTTATCTTGGCGGACGCACCAGCGAGGGTCGGCACGTCCGAGCCTGCATTGATGCCGTTGCATCGGGGAACGAACCAGTCGGGCATGCGCGATTCCAACGAGCGCGTCGTGCTGTCGCTCGTGCGTCTCCACGGCAGCCTCGCCAAGAGCGACATCGCCCGGCTCACCGGCCTGTCCGCGCAGACCGTTTCGGTCATCATGCGCGCGCTCGAAGCGGACGGGCTGCTGCTGCGGGGCGAGCCTCAGCGGGGCCGCATCGGCCAGCCCTCGGTGCCCATGTCGCTCAATCCGGACGGAGCTTTTTTCCTCGGAATGAAGATCGGGCGGCGAAGCGCCGATCTGGTGATGACGGATTTTCTGGGACGCGTGCGCGCCCGGCAGGAGCAGCCCTATACCTATCCGACTCCGGATGAGACGAAACGCTTCCTGCTTGCCGCCATGGGCGAGATGCGCGCTGCCCTGCCGCCCGAGCAGAACGCACGCATGGCTGGCCTCGGCATCGCCATACCGTTCGAGCTTTGGAACTGGGTCGAAATGGCGGGCGCACCGCGCGAGCTGATGGATCAGTGGCGTGACCGCGACATCCGCGCCGAAATCCAGAACGAGGTGCCCTTCCCCGTGTTTCTCCAGAATGACGCGACGGCCGCCTGCGGCGCCGAGCTTGCCTTCGGCAAGGTGAGCGACCTGCGCGATTTCGTCTATTTCTTCATAGGAGCATTTGCGGGCGGCGGGGTGGTGCTGAACGGACGGCTCTATTCCGGCCCCACCGGCAATGCGGGCGCGCTCGGGTCCATGCCGGTTCCCGGCCCCGGCGGACGCCCTGCACAGCTCATCGACATCGCCTCGCTGAGCGTCCTGGAGAAGCGGCTGAAGGCGGAAGGCGTGGACATAGGGCTTCGCTGGACAAACCTCGAATCCTGGCGGCAGGCGGGCGCGATTGCCGATCGCTGGATTGCCGATGCCGCGCATGCGCTGGCCTATGCCATCGTGTCGTCCGCTTCGGTCATCGATTTCGAGGCGGCGATTGTCGAAGGCTGGATGCCGCCCGAAATCCGCGGACGGCTCACCGATGGCGTCCGCGCCGCGCTCGCGCGCATCGACGCCGAAGGGTTGCAGGTCCCCGAAATCCGCGAAGGCTCCGTGGGTCACCACGCGCGCGCCATCGGCGCGGCAAGCCTGCCCTTGTCCGAACGTTTCCTCGTCGGCTCAAGCGCGCTTTCGGCGGGGGCCTCGTGATGCTGATCGGCATTCCGCCGATTCTCGGCCCTGACCTTCTGGCCACACTGCGCGCCATGGGCCACACCGACGAAATCGCCATTGTGGACGGCAACTATCCCGCGCTCGAGCATGCCCGCCGCCTGATCCGCGCCGACGGCCACGACCTGCCCGTCGTGCTCGACGCCATTCTCCAGCTCCTGCCGGTAGATGATTTCGTGGAACACGCGATCTTCCGATCCTCCGTGAAGGGCGACCCGGCCCTGTTCGATCCCGTCCACGCGGAAATCGAGGCGGTCTGCGCGCGCCGTGCGCCGGGGCGCAGCGTGACGGCGCTGGAGGGCGCGGCCTTCTACGCGCGTGTGAAATCGGCGCACACCGTTGTTGCAACCGGCGAGCCCCGGCTCTATGCGAACGTCATTGTCCGCAAGGGCGTCATCTATCCCTGACGGAGTGCCGTTGTGATTCTATGCTGCGGTGAAGCGCTCATCGACATGCTGCCCCGGACCACCATTTCGGGCGAGGATGCCTTCGCCCCCTATGTCGGCGGAGCCGTGTTCAACACGGCCGTCGCGCTTGGCCGCCTCGGCGTTCCGACCGGATTTTTCAGTGGCATTTCGACGGACTTTTTCGGCGGCATGCTGCGTGACGGGCTTGCCGCCAGCAATGTCGATCTCGGCTTCGTCAAGTTTTCAGACCTGCCGACCACCATGGCCTTCGTGCGCCTGACGGGCGGCCACGCCTCCTACCTGTTCTACGACGAGCAGACCGCCGGGCGGATGCTCTTCGAATCGGACCTTCCCGCCATCGCCGACCATGTCGAAGCGATGCATTTCAGCTGCATCAGCCTGATCCCGGAACCGTGCGGCGGCACCTATGAAGCGCTGATGCGCCGCGAGCACGGCAAGCGCGTCATGATGTTCGACCCCAACATCCGCAAGAACTTCATCAAGGACAAGGCATCTCATCTCGCCCGCATGAAGCGGATGCTGGCCATGGCCGACATCGTGAAACTGTCCGACGAGGACCTCGACTGGTTCGGCGAAGGCGGCGCTACGGAAGACACCGCCGCGCACTGGCTGGCGCTGGGTCCGAAACTGATCGTCGTCACGAAAGGTGCCGAAGGTCTGGTTGCCTATTCACGCAACCACCATGTCGCCGTGCCCGCCGAACCCGTCACGGTGGTGGATACGGTCGGCGCGGGCGATACGATCAATGCGGGCATCTTGTGCTCGTTGCGCGACCAGTCGCTGCTGACCAAGGCGGATATTGCAGCGCTCACGTCAGGCCAGATCAAGGCCGTGCTGCGCTTCAGCGCCAAAGCCGCCGCCGTCACCGTCTCCCGTGCGGGCGCAAACCCGCCGACACGCGCGGAAATGCGTTAGGTCATGACCTAGAGCGGTCGCGCGCCGCTAATTCGTGCTCGCAATAAATCCCGGATTTGCGAAATCGCTGTCATGCGGCTGGTTGCGCTTGCCATAGGTGAGCGGCGCACCGTCAAGCGCGCGCGTCATGCCGCCCGCTGCGCGCAGCACGGCATCGCCTGCCGCCGTGTCCCATTCCATGGTGCGCGTGAATCGCGGATAGAGGTCCGCCTCCCCGCAGGCAAGAAGGCAGAACTTCAGGGAGGATCCCACCGACACCAGTTCGACCGCACCGACACTGCGAATAAACGCTTCCGTTTCCGGTGACGAATGCGAACGGCTGGCGACCACGGTGAGCGGCGATCGCACGGGGCGCACCGTCACGCGATGCCGACCGGCGATCTGCCCGCCCTGCGAAACGTCAATCGCATCGGCATGTCCTGGCCTGCCGGAAAACAGCCTGTTGCTGCACGGCGCGAACACCACACCAACGACCGGCGCACCATCGCGCACCAGCGCGATATTGACCGTGAAGTCCTGGTGCCGGTTGACGAATTCCTTGGTGCCGTCGAGCGGATCGATGAGAAAGAAGGCACGACCCAGCGCCGGCACCGCATGCCCTGCGGCGCATTCTTCTTCCGCGACACAGGCGATGTCGGGAAATTCACGCCGCAGCCCGGCAAGAATGATCTTTTCCGCTGCGTGGTCGGCTTCCGTGACGGGCGAGCAATCGGCCTTCTCATTCACCGAGAAGCCCGCGTGAAACACCTCCATGATCCGCAGGCCAGCCGCAATCGCCAATTCTTCGAATAGCGATTGCAGTCGGGCGTCTTCAGATTCCGCCGCCTTCTTCATATTCCTGCTCGGCCGTCTCGCGCTCGGTCAGCCATTTCTCGATGGCGTCCACCATCTCTTCAGGCGATTTGCCGGCAGTTTCAAGATGAATCTCGGGCGCATCCGGCGCTTCATAGGGCGAATCGATGCCGGTGAAGTTCCGGATTTCGCCAGCGGCGGCGCGCGCGTAGAGGCCCTTGGGATCGCGTCGCGCGCATTCGGAGAGCGGCGTATCGACAAACACTTCGACGAACTCGCCCTCCGGCATCAGTTCGCGCGCCATCTGGCGTTCGGCGCGGAACGGCGAGATGAACGACACGAGCACGATCAACCCGGCATCCGCCATCAGCTTTGCCACCTCGGCGACGCGCCTTATATTCTCCACGCGATCCTCCTCGGTGAAGCCGAGATCGCGGTTCAGGCCGTGCCGCACATTGTCACCGTCGAGCACATAGGTGTGCCGTCCGGCGAGATGCAGCTTCTTATCCAACAGCCCGGCGATGGTCGACTTGCCCGAACCCGACAGCCCGGTGAACCAGATCACTGCCGGCTTCTGGTGCTTCTGTTCGGCGCGCGCCTTCGCGTCCA
Protein-coding sequences here:
- a CDS encoding ATP-binding cassette domain-containing protein; translation: MNTSVQPILSARGLVKRYGRVTALDSADFDLYPGEILAVIGDNGAGKSSLIKAISGAVTPDEGEIRLEGQQVQFKSPMEAREAGIETVYQNLALSPALSIADNMFLGRELRKPGVLGDWFRMLDRPAMEKRAREKLNELGLMTIQNISQAVETLSGGQRQGVAVARAAAFGSKVVIMDEPTAALGVKESRRVLELILDVKKRGLPIVLISHNMPHVFEVADRIHIHRLGRRLCVVDPQQISMSDAVALMTGAKKPPEEALAA
- the glgB gene encoding 1,4-alpha-glucan branching protein GlgB, with the translated sequence MKKAGRAAKSTPAKKKLPAARAGDGAVKAIVAGTHGDPFSVLGVQETDAGFVARCFIPNAEFVTVFDLDDNEIGTLERRDEAGFFEGPLTVDRRQPVRYLARNEGGEWSEIDPYSFGPVLGPMDDYYIAEGSHLRLFDKLGAHLIHHEGADGVHFAVWAPNAKRVSVVGDFNDWDGRRLPMRIRRDTGIWEIFVPGIGAGHTYKFEIIGAQGLVLPLKADPFAFQSELRPETASVTAAPMVHEWGDEAHRDYWRNTQARRDPISIYEVHAGSWQRREDGSFLSWDELAERLVPYVVDAGFTHIEFLPISEHPFDPSWGYQTTGLFAPSARFGDPAGFARFVDGAHRAGIGVIIDWVPAHFPTDQFGLARFDGTALYEHEDPRKGYHPDWNTLIYNFGRREVLSFLINNALYWAEKFHVDGLRVDAVASMLYLDYSRKQGEWIPNEKGGRENLEAVRFLQEMNARLYGTHPGIMTIAEESTSWPKVSQPTDQGGLGFGFKWNMGFMHDTLKYMAREPVHRKFHHSDLTFGLLYAFSENFVLPLSHDEVVHGKGTLLHKMSGDDWQKFANLRAYYAFMWGYPGKKLLFMGQEFAQRREWSEARALDWDLLAHPPHQGVRKLVRDLNGIYRSRPALHARDCEPDGFTWLVVDDQENSVFAWLRTAPGENPVAVISNFTPVVRKGYGLPLPRPGKWREIVNTDAADYGGSGVGNDGAVEAYPTSDGKAHAVLRLPPLATVMLEFVEEGPVAETLPEDTAEKAEVVPS
- the glgC gene encoding glucose-1-phosphate adenylyltransferase; amino-acid sequence: MADLNRTQPLARDAMAYVLAGGRGSRLKELTDRRAKPAVHFGGKTRIIDFALSNAINSGIRRIGVATQYKAHSLIRHLQRGWNFMRPERNESFDILPASQRVSETQWYEGTADAVYQNTDIIEGYGPEFMVILAGDHIYKMDYELMLRQHVEQNADVTVGCLEVPRMEATGFGVMHVDTQDKIVAFVEKPADPPAIPDKPDFALASMGIYVFHTKFLMDLLRKDASDPDSSRDFGKDIIPYIVDHGKAVAHRFARSCVRSSMEAEAYWRDVGTIDAYWEANIDLTDVTPELDIYDRDWPIWTYAELKPPAKFVHDEAARRGMAVSSVIAGDCIVSGASLKRSLIFTGARINSYSTLNEVVMLPDCTVGRNSRLSRCVIDSGVHIPEKLIVGEDAKADAKRFRVSEKGIVLITQEMIARLG
- a CDS encoding glycogen/starch/alpha-glucan phosphorylase, whose protein sequence is MTTKSKTVAPLPLDIGPRELADEILKALRYRVGKDASVATSHDWLAASIKAVRDRIIDRWIASTKEAYDQRSKRAYYLSLEFLIGRLMRDAFSNLGLMETMRDALTMLDVDLDVVSKLEPDAALGNGGLGRLAACFMESMATVGVPAHGYGIRYVNGMFRQEISDGKQVELPETWLDHGNPWEFERRERSFTIGFGGSVEAADVQDGPVERHVWKPSEHVLAVAYDTPVVGWRDSRVNTLRLWSSMPLDPILLDKFNAGDHVGALEESNKAEALSRVLYPADSHKAGQELRLRQEYFFSSASLQDILQRHLSQYGELRSLPDKAAIHLNDTHPAVAVAELMRLLIDVHGMDFDEAWYATKRTFAYTNHTLLPEALESWPVPLFERLLPRHMQLVYEINAQLLLEARATGKFDGGQISRISLIQEDGDRRVRMGNLAFAGSHSVNGVSALHTELMKETVFADLHRLYPDRINNKTNGITPRRWLFQCNDGLTALIREAIGDRFLDDFEALVELDKFAGDKAFVEKFASAKRHNKERLAQEAAQRVGVKVDPSALFDIQIKRIHEYKRQLLNIIEAVALYDQIRSHPEKDWVPRVKFFGGKAAPSYYNAKLIIRLINDVAKVVNRDPSVRGLLKIAFMPNYNVSLAEIMMPAADLSEQISTAGMEASGTGNMKFALNGALTIGTLDGANVEMQEHVGEDNILIFGLTAQEVAERRANGYNPRAIIESSPELSQALSAISSGVFSPREPDRYRGLIDGLYNSDWFMVAADFDSYAATQRRVDALWADSPVWYTKAIHNVARMAWFSSDRTIRQYATEIWDIKV